One genomic region from Methanonatronarchaeum thermophilum encodes:
- the serB gene encoding phosphoserine phosphatase SerB: MIVIKGLVVFDLDSTLIDAEIVDELGKICGKGSEIEDITKRAMEGDFNYEESLRERVKHLEGIRQEEIKEVAENVPLTKGARQTIKELHKMGFKTAIITGSFKTAAEPIAKKLDIDITIANELEFKDGRATGKVTGPVTKSNSKGEVLKKLLSDLKITNNNSIVVGDGANDLSMFKVAGYSIAFNASPILTKKADVALNEKDLRNVLLKIRDNVC, translated from the coding sequence GTGATTGTAATCAAAGGTCTGGTTGTCTTCGATTTAGACAGTACCCTAATAGATGCTGAGATAGTAGATGAGCTTGGCAAAATATGTGGAAAGGGTAGTGAAATCGAAGATATAACCAAAAGAGCTATGGAAGGCGACTTCAATTACGAAGAATCCCTACGGGAAAGAGTCAAACATCTCGAAGGAATTCGCCAAGAAGAAATAAAAGAAGTTGCTGAAAACGTTCCCTTAACAAAAGGAGCTAGACAAACAATCAAAGAACTTCATAAAATGGGGTTTAAAACCGCCATCATCACAGGAAGCTTCAAAACCGCAGCCGAACCAATAGCCAAAAAACTAGATATAGACATCACGATAGCCAATGAACTAGAGTTTAAAGATGGTCGTGCAACAGGTAAGGTTACAGGCCCAGTAACAAAAAGCAATAGTAAAGGCGAAGTCCTAAAGAAGCTTTTAAGTGACCTTAAGATAACTAATAATAACAGCATCGTTGTTGGTGATGGTGCTAATGATCTTTCTATGTTTAAGGTAGCGGGCTATTCAATCGCATTTAACGCTAGCCCTATATTAACCAAAAAGGCAGATGTAGCCTTAAATGAAAAAGATCTAAGAAACGTTCTTTTAAAAATCAGGGATAATGTATGCTAG
- a CDS encoding coiled-coil protein → MLERLLERKENLDEKVTEFQEKRDKYNSKASEFSSERNELNDKAREYVEKAQEYKQKRDELNKKVQEKKDEREQLNKEIRKKQNEIDEIKKEIEYNGKSPEEVEKQIEELEFEQQTQVLSNEREQEIIDQISELRKQYKKSKESIEHNQDLKEKTKELNELKQKASVIHDEVTEIADEAQEKHNKMIENFDKADEIRAEADESHQKFIEAQEKANSYHNQFIKAKNELDDFKKVIKGLKKNKQKKRAQKQQTKKQKKTDEVKEKAEEVYQKFKEGEKLDTEDIMLLQRAGLV, encoded by the coding sequence ATGCTAGAGAGACTGTTAGAGAGAAAAGAGAATCTAGACGAAAAGGTTACAGAATTTCAAGAGAAAAGAGACAAGTATAATTCAAAGGCCAGTGAGTTTTCTTCTGAAAGAAACGAACTAAACGACAAAGCTAGAGAATACGTCGAAAAAGCCCAAGAATACAAACAAAAAAGAGACGAACTAAACAAAAAAGTACAGGAGAAAAAAGACGAACGAGAACAACTCAACAAAGAAATCAGAAAAAAACAAAACGAAATCGATGAAATCAAAAAAGAAATCGAATACAACGGTAAATCACCCGAAGAAGTAGAAAAACAAATCGAAGAACTCGAGTTCGAACAACAAACACAAGTACTAAGCAACGAACGAGAACAAGAAATAATCGACCAGATATCAGAACTCAGAAAACAATACAAAAAATCCAAAGAATCAATAGAACACAACCAAGACCTCAAAGAAAAAACCAAAGAACTCAACGAACTAAAACAAAAAGCATCAGTAATACACGATGAAGTAACAGAAATAGCCGACGAAGCGCAAGAAAAACACAACAAAATGATCGAAAACTTCGACAAAGCCGACGAAATAAGAGCAGAAGCCGACGAATCACACCAAAAATTCATAGAAGCACAAGAAAAAGCCAACTCCTACCACAACCAGTTTATAAAAGCCAAAAACGAGCTAGACGACTTCAAAAAAGTCATCAAAGGACTCAAGAAAAACAAACAAAAGAAACGAGCACAAAAACAACAAACAAAAAAACAGAAAAAAACAGACGAAGTCAAAGAAAAAGCCGAAGAAGTCTACCAAAAATTCAAAGAAGGAGAAAAACTCGACACCGAAGACATCATGTTGCTTCAGAGAGCAGGCCTTGTATAA
- the glyA gene encoding serine hydroxymethyltransferase yields the protein MTSEDIEFIRNKIREHHNWFGSSLPMIASENITSPLTREAVGSDLSHRYAEGDPGKRFYEGCKYLDEIEIKTQELATELFGSETADVRPISGVLANYAAFDALADYGDTVMSLSVPSGGHISHSKFSAAGLMGFDINEFPFDEDNLNIDTEKMCEMIKELEPELIIFGASVIPFPHPVEEAREIADETGSKIMYDAAHVLGLIAGNRFQDPIAEGADAMTASTHKTFPGPQGGVILHKKQFDKEIRKAVFPGTTSNHHLHHMAGLGVTLAEMKEFGEEYANQTIKNAKKLGKALYNQGCHVLGKDKGYTKSHQLLVDVSENGGGATIAKKLENANIIANKNILPWDDVNNTEEPSGIRLGVQELTRVGMKEKDMEVVAELMSRIIVEGEETKKVKEDVREFSDKFNKVHYCYDGRIEAYQFSEI from the coding sequence ATGACATCTGAAGATATAGAATTTATAAGAAACAAGATTAGAGAACATCATAATTGGTTTGGCAGTTCTCTGCCCATGATAGCTAGCGAAAACATAACATCTCCATTAACCAGAGAGGCAGTAGGTTCCGACCTATCCCATAGATATGCAGAAGGAGACCCAGGGAAGCGTTTCTATGAAGGCTGTAAATATCTAGATGAAATAGAAATAAAAACTCAGGAACTCGCAACCGAATTATTTGGGTCAGAAACCGCTGATGTAAGACCAATCTCCGGTGTTTTAGCAAATTACGCTGCATTCGATGCACTGGCAGATTATGGGGACACCGTTATGTCACTATCTGTTCCAAGCGGAGGCCACATCTCACATTCGAAGTTTTCAGCAGCAGGCTTGATGGGTTTCGATATAAATGAATTTCCTTTTGACGAAGATAACCTGAACATCGATACCGAAAAGATGTGCGAGATGATAAAAGAGCTTGAACCTGAATTAATCATATTTGGAGCATCAGTAATACCATTTCCACATCCAGTCGAAGAGGCTCGGGAAATCGCAGATGAAACCGGTTCAAAAATAATGTATGACGCTGCTCACGTATTAGGTTTAATCGCTGGAAACCGATTCCAAGACCCAATTGCTGAAGGCGCAGATGCAATGACAGCAAGCACACACAAAACCTTCCCAGGACCCCAAGGTGGAGTAATCCTACATAAAAAACAATTCGATAAAGAAATTAGAAAAGCAGTTTTCCCAGGAACAACCAGTAACCACCACCTACACCACATGGCAGGTCTTGGAGTCACACTAGCCGAAATGAAGGAATTCGGTGAAGAATATGCAAACCAAACGATAAAAAACGCCAAAAAATTAGGCAAAGCACTATATAACCAAGGCTGCCACGTACTTGGAAAAGACAAAGGATATACCAAATCACATCAACTCTTAGTAGACGTTTCAGAGAATGGTGGTGGAGCAACAATAGCTAAAAAACTTGAAAACGCCAACATAATCGCTAACAAAAACATACTACCATGGGACGATGTAAACAACACCGAAGAACCATCTGGAATCCGATTAGGCGTCCAAGAACTAACCCGTGTTGGAATGAAAGAAAAAGACATGGAAGTAGTAGCCGAACTTATGTCCAGAATAATAGTCGAAGGGGAAGAAACTAAAAAAGTTAAAGAGGACGTAAGAGAATTTAGTGACAAATTCAATAAAGTCCATTATTGTTACGATGGACGTATTGAAGCCTACCAATTTTCTGAGATATAA